In Molothrus ater isolate BHLD 08-10-18 breed brown headed cowbird chromosome 7, BPBGC_Mater_1.1, whole genome shotgun sequence, one genomic interval encodes:
- the WDSUB1 gene encoding WD repeat, SAM and U-box domain-containing protein 1 isoform X2 — protein sequence MATLIHTLSDHSDDVNYCAFSSSCLATCSLDKTIRVYSLSNFAELPYSPLEGHAYAVHCCCFSPSGLVLASCSTDGTSALWDTRDGRRLAVLQQPGASPVRVCRFSPRAAHLLAGAADGSVVLWNVQARKLYRSGKVKGGSLMACAFSPNGDFFVTGSSSGDLTIWDDKMRCLYNEKAHDLGVTCCDISSHPVSDSENGFKYFQMASCGQDNHIKLWLILFADFLGVQLKYKCTLNGHSAPVLACAFSCDGQMIVSGSVDKCVIIYETSTGNTLHTLSQHTSPLLATGSMDKTVHIWQLDLKQPCAGGTVENESKVAIEDWSEDDVSAWLCAQDLADFVGLFKMNNIDGKELLNLTKESLANELKIESLGLRSKVLQKIKELRMTMTSVSVPDEFLCPITRELMKDPVIATDGYSYEREAMENWISNRRSSPMTNLPLQSVMLTPNRTLKMAISRWLETQQK from the exons atggcGACATTAATTCACACTTTATCAGATCATAGTGATGATGTCAATTACTGTGCCTTCTCATCATCGTGCTTGGCTACTTGTTCCTTGGACAAAACAATTCGTGTTTATTCTTTGAGCAACTTCGCCGAGCTGCCGTACTCGCCTTTGGAAGGTCACGCGTACGCcgtgcactgctgctgcttctcgCCGTCGGGGCTGGTGCTGGCCTCGTGCTCCACGGACGGCACCTCGGCGCTGTGGGACACCCGCGACGGCCGCAGGCTGGCCGTGCTGCAGCAGCCCGGCGCCAGCCCCGTCAGGGTCTGCCGCTTCTCGCCGCGGGCCGCCCACCTGCTGGCGGGGGCCGCGGATGGCAGCGTGGTTCTGTGGAACGTGCAGGCCAGGAAGCTGTACCG ATCTGGGAAAGTTAAAGGTGGTTCTTTGATGGCTTGTGCATTTTCTCCCAATGGAGACTTCTTTGTCACTGGATCATCTAGTGGTGATTTAACCATTTGGGATGATAAAATGAGATGCCTGTATAATGAAAAAGCACATGATCTTGGAGTTACCTGCTGTGATATTTCTTCACATCCAGTATCTG aTAGTGAAAATGGATTCAAATACTTCCAGATGGCTTCCTGTGGACAAGATAATCATATCAAACTCTGGCTTATTTTGTTTGCAGATTTCTTAG gtGTTCagttaaaatataaatgcacaCTGAATGGGCACTCTGCCCCAGTTCTGGCTTGTGCATTTTCATGTGATGGACAGATGATAGTCTCGGG gtcTGTGGACAAGTGCGTCATAATCTATGAAACT AGTACTGGCAATACCCTTCATACTTTGTCTCAGCATACAAG TCCTTTACTTGCCACAGGCTCAATGGATAAAACTGTGCACATATGGCAGCTTGACCTTAAGCAACCCTGTGCAG gaGGCACGGTAGAAAATGAGTCAAAGGTGGCTATTGAGGACTGGTCGGAGGACGATGtttcagcctggctctgtgcacaGGATTTAGCAGACTTTGTTGGACTGTTCAAAATGAATAATATTGATGGCAAGGAACTACTGAATCTTACTAAGGAAAGTCTTGCTAATGAATTAAAAATTG agtCTCTAGGCCTGCGCAGTAAAGTTCTCCAGAAAATCAAAGAACTGAGGATGACAATGACCTCGGTGTCTGTTCCTGATGAGTTCCTATGTCCTATAACAAGAGAGCTTATGAAAGATCCTGTCATTGCCACAG ATGGCTATTCCTATGAAAGGGAAGCAATGGAAAACTGGATCAGCAATAGACGATCTAGTCCCATGACAAATCTTCCTCTCCAGTCTGTTATGCTCACACCAAACAGAACACTAAAAATGGCCATTAGTCGCTGGCTAGAGACTCAGCAGAAATAG
- the WDSUB1 gene encoding WD repeat, SAM and U-box domain-containing protein 1 isoform X1 yields MATLIHTLSDHSDDVNYCAFSSSCLATCSLDKTIRVYSLSNFAELPYSPLEGHAYAVHCCCFSPSGLVLASCSTDGTSALWDTRDGRRLAVLQQPGASPVRVCRFSPRAAHLLAGAADGSVVLWNVQARKLYRSGKVKGGSLMACAFSPNGDFFVTGSSSGDLTIWDDKMRCLYNEKAHDLGVTCCDISSHPVSDSENGFKYFQMASCGQDNHIKLWLILFADFLGVQLKYKCTLNGHSAPVLACAFSCDGQMIVSGSVDKCVIIYETSTGNTLHTLSQHTRYVTTCAFAPRSPLLATGSMDKTVHIWQLDLKQPCAGGTVENESKVAIEDWSEDDVSAWLCAQDLADFVGLFKMNNIDGKELLNLTKESLANELKIESLGLRSKVLQKIKELRMTMTSVSVPDEFLCPITRELMKDPVIATDGYSYEREAMENWISNRRSSPMTNLPLQSVMLTPNRTLKMAISRWLETQQK; encoded by the exons atggcGACATTAATTCACACTTTATCAGATCATAGTGATGATGTCAATTACTGTGCCTTCTCATCATCGTGCTTGGCTACTTGTTCCTTGGACAAAACAATTCGTGTTTATTCTTTGAGCAACTTCGCCGAGCTGCCGTACTCGCCTTTGGAAGGTCACGCGTACGCcgtgcactgctgctgcttctcgCCGTCGGGGCTGGTGCTGGCCTCGTGCTCCACGGACGGCACCTCGGCGCTGTGGGACACCCGCGACGGCCGCAGGCTGGCCGTGCTGCAGCAGCCCGGCGCCAGCCCCGTCAGGGTCTGCCGCTTCTCGCCGCGGGCCGCCCACCTGCTGGCGGGGGCCGCGGATGGCAGCGTGGTTCTGTGGAACGTGCAGGCCAGGAAGCTGTACCG ATCTGGGAAAGTTAAAGGTGGTTCTTTGATGGCTTGTGCATTTTCTCCCAATGGAGACTTCTTTGTCACTGGATCATCTAGTGGTGATTTAACCATTTGGGATGATAAAATGAGATGCCTGTATAATGAAAAAGCACATGATCTTGGAGTTACCTGCTGTGATATTTCTTCACATCCAGTATCTG aTAGTGAAAATGGATTCAAATACTTCCAGATGGCTTCCTGTGGACAAGATAATCATATCAAACTCTGGCTTATTTTGTTTGCAGATTTCTTAG gtGTTCagttaaaatataaatgcacaCTGAATGGGCACTCTGCCCCAGTTCTGGCTTGTGCATTTTCATGTGATGGACAGATGATAGTCTCGGG gtcTGTGGACAAGTGCGTCATAATCTATGAAACT AGTACTGGCAATACCCTTCATACTTTGTCTCAGCATACAAG aTATGTTACAACTTGTGCTTTTGCACCACGTAGTCCTTTACTTGCCACAGGCTCAATGGATAAAACTGTGCACATATGGCAGCTTGACCTTAAGCAACCCTGTGCAG gaGGCACGGTAGAAAATGAGTCAAAGGTGGCTATTGAGGACTGGTCGGAGGACGATGtttcagcctggctctgtgcacaGGATTTAGCAGACTTTGTTGGACTGTTCAAAATGAATAATATTGATGGCAAGGAACTACTGAATCTTACTAAGGAAAGTCTTGCTAATGAATTAAAAATTG agtCTCTAGGCCTGCGCAGTAAAGTTCTCCAGAAAATCAAAGAACTGAGGATGACAATGACCTCGGTGTCTGTTCCTGATGAGTTCCTATGTCCTATAACAAGAGAGCTTATGAAAGATCCTGTCATTGCCACAG ATGGCTATTCCTATGAAAGGGAAGCAATGGAAAACTGGATCAGCAATAGACGATCTAGTCCCATGACAAATCTTCCTCTCCAGTCTGTTATGCTCACACCAAACAGAACACTAAAAATGGCCATTAGTCGCTGGCTAGAGACTCAGCAGAAATAG